From the genome of Phlebotomus papatasi isolate M1 chromosome 2, Ppap_2.1, whole genome shotgun sequence:
tcttgatacgtttaaaaatgacttGATACATAGAGGTGAAATTGACtttaattttggacaacttgattATTACTTTTGAGAACTTGGCTCTAAATTTGGGCAGCTAATCCGCcttaacaggatgcccattgttcttcatttcatgaaccaattttaccaagtcctctttctgttcatgtaaggggaACGtataatgtcacaagaagcccggaaactttccatatcattcattaaattgagttgacttcgatactccaagtatgTGCGCATTCGCTCATTTagtgacctttccgggagcttttcaaggcttttctcactacatctcgttcgtagagatgttcctttgtttctccaggcatttgtccatcctagtcatcacaaaagctaaaacttcacgaaatttcgagagaaaaacacctgtgcaaaataaggagtatcacctcacttgtgaatgtcttagaaaatttcccatttttcacacgaaaaatctaatttacaaagcatatctcacttcagatcaaatgcaAAAATCatcattaacgtgaatcaacacaatattcaatgaatattcaataatatcactcaataAAAGCGAAGatactttgttagtacttcaccaaaactaaatgagactgaagtaaacacaaatttctgtcatatttattgtaagcaattgctcacactgaattttcaacaaaacaatttcaacccaaatcatattcaaaatttaacgtattttatgttaaactcttccaaaaagaacaaatatttagatagaattcattattcatcaaatattagaataaaaatccacaattttaatcaaataatttttagtgtccaattttatccgcAAAGTATCCAAAATaggaaactggacaaaattaagagcctttaccctacctattttagagcaaatttcataaaaatttttgaaaaaatatttttttataactaatGTAAATCATACATGAATGttgtgatttttctttaaatcgatcgggaAATCATTGACATGATTGTCATTTACATTCCCAGTGAACCCTCGTTAGAAAGCtcccaatttttctttaaagtagtCAATTTTTGTTCCTATTTATTTCAATACATATAATACGATTTCTAGTAgaggttaattttaaattaaagtttgatctaaagtcattgaaatgtatttatgaaatttttgctGATATGTTTTctacaaaacataaaaaaagcatttcaaaatgagTGTAGGGGTTTCTTCAAGCCGCTGAATGttgatgaaaattatgttgatggtccTCTATCGATCTAAAGAAGAATCTTAACAACTTTaggaaatctttaggaaattagctgtaaaataggtatttcatatttttggaaaatgacaaaaaacaataaattaggcatttagagtgatccgAGCGCGATGTattagatgaacaaaattgtagtcataagtgttgcctatcgtctggtgtcaatgaatttttaatatttggtttagtttattttatacgaatttttaaaaccttactttaagacaattttttgataattctaagAGAAACTCTAATattacaccctgaaggagtggttttacaaagtattttgcaataatcaaaattgaagcacgcctaatgacctttccaacggattcacactttttaaattctgttcactagaacttgagatataacggatattgtaaggcaaaacagaaaaaaatataaaagtatttataaaaaaacattgtcacgtgatggagcaaaaccgaggtcagattcttaatcagggggcttgactctatcaaatgtaccatgtgagatcaccgttagtaaaaaaaagttgtaaatttgttgcatagtgttttTTGTTTAACTACACActgaatagatagatagataattttattcttcacaTTACTTTGCGAGTGTTTTAGAGGATTCCACTTAATTCAATACCATATTTAAAACAACAatcaaaatattgttatttggaaaaaattgatttttaggaTTTAGGTGGAAAAGACAAAAATTCTAAGGTTTCATAAAATCGATGGATTACATATTCTGCTCCCGTACTATAGAAAAGTTCGAGCACAATGCAAGAGAATTTCATTTCAGTGTGTGTTGAGCGCGTGAACTGCGCATGCGCCTGAAGTGTTTTTCTCCTCTCTTCGCTCACTCCAGTGAACTCTCTGGAGTGAGCGCGAGAAAAAGTGTCGCGCGCAGATGATGTTTCACTGTGTGCGTGGCATGAAAAATACTGAGATAGTCTAATGGGTTTCTCTAATAGGAGCGAcagagaaaaatatacaaaactattTTAAGTGGGGGCCGTACGATAGCCACAAAGTCGTTAATTTTTGAACAAGTTTGAATGATTCAAACTGGCGTCATCTTTTAGTGCCAGCTCGGACCCTATCATTCCACCACTATAGATTACACTAtgatagaacaaaaaaaaattctttccttGTTAGGTTTTGACTGTGATAAGCAATTGTGCAATCTGCAAAAAAATCCATACATTGCAGATAGACTTTTGAACAACGATGTTAGTTAGCACAATTGCATATTGTCTATTCTTTTAGGAAATGCTTtatttttagtgtaaaaaatctacttttttccacactgagaaaaaaagagggtgcgattaactttttttcgtcataactttaacactttttaggtgtaaaaatatataaacattttttaatgttaattttacacctttttaagggtaaaattaacatgaaatttgtaactttaacccataatacacctaaaaagggtaatatttacaccgatttcggatcaatactgcagggtaaaattaacatttccggaatcttattttaactttttcggatttctctcagtgcaattTCTTTGTAATAATAGACAGATTACTTGCTATTCTTTCgatatttgtaatataaaataactCATTTGGGGTTtgctttttattaaaatgtgattgaagtaaaaaaaaaggtcTGATGAAAAGTCAAAAAGACTTACCTCTTTGCTGCATCTCGAAGCCCTGTGGAGTTCCCTGAAAGATTTCTCGGAGGGACTGATGAAGGCAAAACTCGAGAGCATTGCTGGGAATCGGGTCGAATCCGGACAAACCAGAGGAAGACGTCGAAGGAGGAATTCAACAGCTTCCCGGACAGTGCAGAAAGGGATTGAATTGAAGAGCTCTGTGAGGGCTTCCCTTCCAAAATTGTGATTCTTGGAGTAGCAGTGATCGAGAACGTGGGCAGATAAGTCCACTTGAGGAACAACTTCAATCAAATCTTGGCGGACTTTGAGCATGTTAGGAGGATCCATGGATTTAAGTTTTATAGGAGATCCTTGGTTATCCATTTCCTCTTCGATCTCCTCATTCCCTTCCATCCTATTGAGCCACAATTCTGCCACAGTTTCGCTTCCAAGTGTCTCCAAGCCCGTCTCCCTTTCATCCAGTTTGACTCTGTGTAAGATTTGAATGGGCTTCTGCCTCAGTTCCGGATGGAAGTGCAACTGAACGCGGATTGTAAATTCTCCCCAGCCGAAGCGAGAAACCTCAAATGGAGCCTTCAGGACATCTACGCAGTCATTCGGCTTGTAAGTAGGATGCAGGAAGAATCGAATCTTCTCCACGAGCTTCTCCAGCGGCTGCTGACTCCTCGCCTGGACATAAACCAGCCACTTGTGTGACACTAAGGAATTCAGTTTGTTCTCCCCAATGTATTTTGATGTATTCCCAACGACAATCAAGTGCTTCCCCTGATTCCTTCCTCGGGAAGAATTCAATCGAGTGATTTTGGAATCTTCCTCCTTATCTTTCATCGGAGCAGATTCCGGTACATCTTTTACTACTTTGTCATCCTTCTTCGTCTTTGACACAAGCTTGAGCAATGAGGCAGCGTCTTTAGCTGCTCTCCTGGCTGGCCGATCTGTTACCAACTCACTGTATTTCTTGAGAGTCTTCCCGACCAACTTCTTAATGGCCGGATGAAGGGAAATTTGATCTCTTTTGAGAGTTTCTTCTTCCAGATTATCCTCCCGGAATACTTTTGAGATCTCACCCTTTTTGTAGAAATGCGCCACAGCTGCATATTTTAGCTTTTCCAGCTGCTTCTTGGCTTCCTCCAGACGAGCCTCAATCTCAAACACTTCCTTTTCCCTATCTTCCAATTCTGTCTTGAACTCTCGTTTGATTATCTCTACGATTTTGGCGTTTTTCTCCTCCGGCGAGACTCTTGGTTTCTTTTCTGAGTTTTTGTGGTAGTCAGGATCGTGGTATTCCTCAATTTTGCGCTTCTGAGACATTTTTCCTCTCGGAAAACtctcaaaatgtaaacaaagtTTGAGGTTAGTTTCAGCCGAAAGATTTTCACTGAAGAATTCTGGGTGTTTTATGTcatttttcacgaattttccACTTTATATTAATAGGGAGGACGAATGAGAAacttattttatgtaaattgaaatttaattttcttgtttGTCATcgcttttaattaataattattgatatttctgtaaatttgatgaagaaaaaaaaacaacacaaaacAACGTGACGAATCAAATTGCACTACTTCCTGGAAGATGGCGACAGAATCAATAAACAACCCAGCTGCCCATGAGTATTCGCACAGTGGTTTGCAAAATTGTAGaaacaaaataattataatttctaaaatctGATTATTCGGATTTTTTGGATTCTAAAGTAGTTCTTCTACATTTTATTACTCAAAATCCACGGAGAGtgcagtatataatccctcgattttttcatcccCTAAATTTCCAGCTTCCActccccggagaccactttccTCAAAATAATCtccgcgtttcagacgatttctgaaaaatgtcgtcatgctgtttgtccgtctgtcgcTAGCTCTGGAGGTCAAACGGTTcaagatagagacttggaacttTCAAGGGACCCCCCCCATATGTTGACCCAAGGATTAACATGCCTCTTATTTCCCCCCACCTTTCCCTTCATAATCAAAATCaagttttttaatcaaaatcaaGTCCGCTTATCAAAAACATAAGCAGACATTTGTACGAAagtcccgttgaatcattcctaataacctcgatggaaaggtctttgaatttctGATGAAAACTAAACCTGTTCCAATTTGAAAGAGAAGATAAAGTTCAATATAACTAATTGAACTTTTACTTGATGATGTGTGATACGTGAACGATaacaataaacaaaatcaataattaagatacaaaatattttgaattattgtattatgcccaacgcacaataacttttgtttagtaaacatgtttttgatattacaatgagagtgagtgagatctagatctagtcatctcgctctcactcataggaaattttgaaaatatgtttacaaacaaaagttattgtgcgctgggcattacaaAAAGGTAAACAACTTTTGTCAACTGTTGATCGGTTGATCGCGTTGATCGCTTAACGGGAAATGAACTTCCTGAACAACTTGAGCaccagaaaattaaattttaaacaactttTAACCGACTAACAGAAAATCAAGTTTGAATCAACTGTTATTcattaatatattattattatttattaatgcaGCGGCAAATTGCCATATACATATAAAAATCAGGTACATTATTAGAAGACTACAATTCAATAACAATTCTAGCTATACCTGTGTAGAAAAAATTGTCTAAATAGAAATAACAATTTGTACgtgataattaaataaaaaaaaagaaaataaagatatAATGTTACTTctacttatatatatatatatatcagtGTCCTCCTTCACAAAGGTCTTCACTTCTTTCATCGGGTCAGCGTTAACGTTATGCGTGTgtgaaactatatttttttcggAAAGAGATGTTAGGTCCTTGACAAACTCaggacttaagtcgagagacgacttagtggaaaatgatggaaatgaagtctaaccattatttcgaatataattacgctaagccgtctctcggctaatcctcaagtctgacAAGGCCCTTACGGTCCATAGATTAGTACGCAATTCTGCTAACGTTTTAATTTTTGCAAGAGGCTGTGTAGATAATATCCCAGTTAGAATGGATTCTAGAATATTCCTCAAATTTATCTACAATTCGCACAGTGCCTGCCCCACTCATTCAAAAGATCTTGATAGCTAAATTagtgttagaatatttaaaactcCAAGGAAACTGTTGATTAATTTATCagataattaacttttaatCAATTGTCGATCGACTAATAGGTTATCAAATATGCTGACCAACTCGAAGATAATCAACTGTTTATCGCATGGCAGATAATCCAAAGTTGACCGACTAGCAGGTAGTCAGCGTCAGTTGCTGATCAACTAACAAAAGGCAATTTTTAATCAACCGTAGATCGACTAGCAGATGGTCAAAAGTTGACTATCAGGAAATCAACTGTTGATCGAGTAACAGAAATTCAACTGTTGATCGAGTAGCAGGTAGTCAATTGTTAATCAACTAACAAAAGGTCGATTTTtaatcaactgttgatcgactCCTAGATGGTCAACAGTTGACTGACTAATAGGAAATCAACTGTTGATCGAGTATTAGAAAGTTAATTTTTAACCAACTGTTGATTGCGTATATTGATAAATCAACTTCTAAACAACTGTTGATCGACTAacagaatataaatttttaataaacgcTTGGTTGGGAAGCAGGTAATCAATTAtattgattaataaataatcaattttattttaattacaagAAAATAAACTTCTAATCAACTGTTGATCGCTTAACAGAAATTCAACTGTTGATCGACTAGCACAGGCAGTTAACTGTTGGCCAACTAACAGGTAATTTACTGATGATCGAGTAACCGAAAATTAATTGTTGATCACCTAACAGATAATCAACTTTTGATCGACTGTTGAACGAGTATCGCTTGAACTTCAGTTCAAGTTCTGAGCAACTTTTTATTGACTAACAAAAGATTATCTACTGTAAATCAACtaacaaatttacaaattttgattAACTGGCAATCAACTGACTTACCTTGTGTTATCTTGCGCGTTTTCCGCCGTCTTCAGGTGTCTTATCAGGATTCCAGACCGGGTTCTACCTGATAATCGTGATAATCTTTTTCTTCAGATTTTATCTTTGAGAGTTGTCTGTATAAGATATTCAACTTttgtttgcaatttttttttggctcagGAAAAATTATCACATATTTTTTTGAAGGGAACCAATCCTTGTTCTGGAAATTTTCGTAGTCTGGTCTTACGTATGGTTGATTTACCAAATATTGTGCACTGGTAGTAGGTACTCGGTACCTCCAGGAGCTTTTAGTACTCCGTAGTACCATTCATTGTTTGTATTATGGAATCATTTCTGAGATTCtttgtttttgatttatttataaaatggcgtctacacactagaagcaattttcatcaaaaataagggtaaatgtaccaaatttaggcatagttgcatgcaggcgccaaagtcttatgtttcaaatgtaatatttttaatacaaattgaatttatttgttactttttttataaggagtgttccttggaaccttgtaggcagtccatcgtctttattttttctaaattcactcttaatacattctaagatgcataaaaatgtagacattacatttgtggcctatttcggccaccttcatttccACAATTCCTTGCTCTTCTGGaattgttctaattttttttttagatcatattgttcgtcgaagcgacagtGTTGGctttttttcattgtattatttctagtgtatgcaaaaactaaaaattcaatgaaattcgaggaacaaaaaatgtggccgaaattacaagctggccggaatttggcacacttaccctacctttttttaatctgacgtttctgcctacaaggatatggaaaattttctttaacaaggcattttttaaagaaatttctcctagtgtgtagaggtcttaaATTGAATTGAGTTGTTTGAAATTTACCCATGTAAAAACACCAATTATCTCAATTATCTAGTACAATACACCATTTTACCATAATCCTAGACACTTTTTCGGCTCTTTATAAGAGTAGAAAGTGTCTCAGAACGAGGGGAAAGGgtgtattgtattgtatattCAGAGATGTTCAGTTTCGCTTGATTATGCCATCTTTGATTCTTGGTATGCGTCTTGGCTCACAGTTCTGGAAAATCTAAAAACCCGGGAGTTAAGACACATACCTCATAGCTGGAAAAAAGTGTCATAGACGTGTGTCGATCAAAAATCGAATTTAAGGTTTCGGATCAAGACAAAGGTTTCTAACTCTGCTATTAACATTTCGGATTAGAATTAACACTGCGCAATCTTAAGAAAAGGCAAAAAATCTCCAAATAAAAGaccaatattattattttacattgtattattattttttttttcatttcaataaatataataaGAAGCAAATTAAATGGAATCTTAACAATTTCTACATCTGTTAAgttgtaataaaatttaatatcaaattgattttattttgactCTTCTGCATTTCTCATCTTCACCAATGTGACAAAAGCAttaacatttatattttttctctcaaatttttttttcttcaccacGTTAAATATAGGAAAATCCTTCTGCCAATAACTTTTCaccttttttcacttttaaggatttttaatcaataaaaagatgtctcttaattcattttatacaatgtgcaattgtattaaaatatcgattttttattaacagtaaaaagcatttttttagattttaatcaTTTGGGAAACTgacaatgaacatttttttttaaataggatttTCTGACAATTTCTTTCAGTCAGACGTTgtctcaataatttttttttaataaaggaaATAATCAGgtttgaaaatataattatcAAACTGCACGTTAACTAATGTCTAAGAAGGAGAAAAACCTAATAATAAACAGTTTTACAAATTCATGTCTTTAAATTGGTAAAATTTAGTTTCTGCTTTATACAccacatttttatattttgttaattaCACTTAATTACTAcaatgcttctttttttttcttttctttcatgCATATTAGCCACAGTAGATAATAATTGTATTCACTTTCATCCTCACACCAAAAacactctctctttctctctctgcTCTTCAATCTCAGTGATTATATgcattttataaattatctcgaaaaaaaaaaattaagatgaaaaattcaatgggaaatgttatctttcttttttttcttcttcatcaatataaaaactaattttaccTTCATAAAGcttcttttattatatttaacactttatcattttttttttttaggaaagaaatattttaagtctcttgattgaaaaacaaaatcgaAATAAAATTCGTTTCCACAATTGCGCTCTCCGGACAAAAATtgttacaaaaagaaaaaaatctaacacGCAAAAACTTTGTCTTCTAtttgatgttaaaaaaaaaaacacatttctaTATCTCGTGAGATTTGCATTGACGAACATCACTATAAAAAAGGGAAAACACAAATTACGTTGTTAAacattgtgtaaaaaaaaaagaattaccgGGGGGAGGCAGTTAAGATTGTGAATATAATTTTTGCGCTATCATTAGACACttaattcttgatttttttttctattttcttttgttCATCAAATAATCTCTCTCGCACTCTGCCTCACTCTCACTCACATTTATAacagtataaaaaattataattaatgtctaattaaaagtattattctctctttttttattcttactcACTCTCTCTCATTCACTCATCAATTGTGATAATTTTCTTTCCTAACTTTCTGAATTTCTGTGCCCAAGAGCGTCCCTTTGCTAGTAATCACTTTGCATTTGATCATGATGACTTATCTTGACTGTTGGGTGACTTGAATTTGTTGATATAGACATTGAGGAGtctgcaaattaaaaaaaagaacagtttGTCTTTGTATAAAAATCCGTTTAatgactaaaataaaaataaaataaaataaaataaaaatataattttacattatttttatatgCTTTTTTACcccattaacccattccttaccatggtattatacatcatacgcaaattgagtgattttagattatttattcctgggcaatttttatccaaattgctgtcgggaatggatttttagtaactttagttcttcaattacttgcgaaaaatagtccgatagggatgaaaatacattttgttattgttttcttgcttcacggaaaatacgacatccagtcgaatttgttaaaattggcctcttttctctttcctgatttgagtTCTAGTtgttaatttgttttcttggatagttactctatctaaagcaattgagtttgtaatgaattaatgcacacaatttaaattcagtgaccattaagacgtgtgtttaaTAGGGGATCCCCGCACCCCTTtaataggttttttttcttttcaaaaattcatctactaatctgtaggaaactaatccccaaatatgaacattctatctcaagtatttctggtagattgactgaatgggttaaagaaACTATGCTAAATTTCGGAAAGTGGTGGCAAATCCTCACATTTATGCGAGATGCTCAAACTTGTGATAAATGGCGGTAggggaagagctcataattttgtccagtttcttattttggacactttgaggataaaattggacactaaaaataaatggattaaaatgatggatttttattccaatatttgatgaaaaattaattctatctaaatatttgttcattttggaagattttaacactaaatacgttaaattttgaatatgatttgagttgaaattgctttgttgaaaattcagtgtgagcaattgcttacgagaaatatgacagaactttgtgtttacttcagttttatttagctgtggtgaagtactaacaatgtttctttgctttttttgagtgatattattgaatattcattgaatgttgtgttgattcacgttagtagtgatttgtacatttgatctgaagtgagatttgccttgtgaattagatttttcgtgtgaaaaatgggaaattttctaagacattcaccagtgaggtgatactccttattttggacaggtgtttttctctcgaaatttcgtgaaattttagcttttgtgatgaataggttggacaaatgcctggagaaacaaaggagcatcatctctacgaaagagatgtagcgagaaaagccttgaaaagctcccggaaaggcccgggaatgagcgaatccgcacatacttggagtatcgaagtcaactcactttaatgaatgatatgaaaagtttccggacttcttgtgacattctacgtttcccttacgtgaacaggaagaggacttggtaagattggttcatgaaataaagaacaatgggcatcctgttgaggcggattagctgtccaaatttacagccaaattgtccaaattaataaacaagttgtccaaaattcgagtcaaattcatctctacatacagtaggtgtcataagtttgttacgtcTTGTATGTTGAAGAAACTAGGTgggaaaaaagatagaaaaaaatactttttaaaaattttctttttgcaaattggttgcctgtaatccgtagatcttattaatgtattttataaataataattaatcttatttcatatgaaaaataattgtttgccaaaagttgattatttttaattcgtcaaaagtttgttacgtcaaTTGGAAAAGTAGctcaaaaagatgaaataattaactaatttcttttaatcaggttatattttgaagttatatCACTTAATAAGCAAATAGTAACATttgcacatttttaaaattttcaatggtcaatatatgcattataaataaaatgataaataataagaaataaaatgtttttttttgttaatttaaaatttaggttaaaatctAATGTTACAAGAAGTTAAAAGAAGAGATATTGTCCAGAAATACTGCCgcaatgaatctgcgtcgtctgcgtcagaaattttctgtattggaTGGAAAATCCCTGCAGGATGTACATAAAATCGACAAAATTTATAGTGATTAAATATAAGTACATGTGCAAAACGCTACTGGCCAGACCCAGGATTTTGATTCTGAAGGTTGATAACTGCattataagtatctctgatagtgaccccatgatatctgttccaaaaattcaaagtaaCTTGGTTACCGAAGGGTTACAGGAcacttttgttacaaaaattaagctgaaattgaaaaaatggcAAGAATGGTTGAGTGACTCCCGGGATTTCATGGGTAAGAAGGACTAATTTGGTTAAAATGTtgcaaattaacttttttaacGCGTTTTGAGTAGAAATACAACATTTCAACCAAATTAGTCTTTCCTACCCA
Proteins encoded in this window:
- the LOC129804740 gene encoding uncharacterized protein LOC129804740 yields the protein MSQKRKIEEYHDPDYHKNSEKKPRVSPEEKNAKIVEIIKREFKTELEDREKEVFEIEARLEEAKKQLEKLKYAAVAHFYKKGEISKVFREDNLEEETLKRDQISLHPAIKKLVGKTLKKYSELVTDRPARRAAKDAASLLKLVSKTKKDDKVVKDVPESAPMKDKEEDSKITRLNSSRGRNQGKHLIVVGNTSKYIGENKLNSLVSHKWLVYVQARSQQPLEKLVEKIRFFLHPTYKPNDCVDVLKAPFEVSRFGWGEFTIRVQLHFHPELRQKPIQILHRVKLDERETGLETLGSETVAELWLNRMEGNEEIEEEMDNQGSPIKLKSMDPPNMLKVRQDLIEVVPQVDLSAHVLDHCYSKNHNFGREALTELFNSIPFCTVREAVEFLLRRLPLVCPDSTRFPAMLSSFAFISPSEKSFRELHRASRCSKEWFRAKFINLLLRKHAKLRDLPMWSTKEIVIFARKHFYIPSICRESSKNLKAFLKEEIKWEKFSEDTTTTSAEISKWISENHSPIRKIPANEEEEIIDVEEISGRSEKSRMFCDSTKANKTVLWNLEEILGSNIRKKTEDVKDALQVALKIFLEDILRRSAANVMDDLPIQPMHVKSALASRKEFDFLTNHSLGKIS